From the Lathyrus oleraceus cultivar Zhongwan6 chromosome 4, CAAS_Psat_ZW6_1.0, whole genome shotgun sequence genome, one window contains:
- the LOC127074543 gene encoding zinc finger protein GAI-ASSOCIATED FACTOR 1, whose protein sequence is MVDLDNVSTASGEASISSSGNNNNNNNNQTTPPKPTKKKRNLPGMPDPEAEVISLSPTTLLATNRFVCEICNKGFQRDQNLQLHRRGHNLPWKLRQRSSKEVRKRVYVCPEPTCVHHDPSRALGDLTGIKKHFCRKHGEKKWKCDKCSKKYAVQSDWKAHSKVCGSREYKCDCGTVFSRRDSFITHRAFCDALAEENAKSQTQPVVKASSESDSKVLTGDSLPQPPPPSLPVVTTAAATTPQSNSGVSSALETQKLDLLEIPPQIVEETQPVVIATTTLNATTINATTTLNASGSSSSTSSTSNGHPATSSGVFASLFASSTASASTSLQSQTPAFTDLIRSMGCPDARPTDFSTTPSAEAISLCLSTNHGSSIFGTGGQECRQYVPTHQPPAMSATALLQKAAQMGAAATNASLLRGLGIVSSSASTSTGQQDSLHWGLGQVEQESAGLVHAGLGLGLPCDSDSGLKELMLGTPSMFGPKQTTLDFLGLGMAAGGSAGGGLSALITSIGGSSGLDVTTAAASFGNAEYSGKDIGRSS, encoded by the exons ATGGTTGATTTAGACAATGTTTCTACAGCTTCTGGAGAAGCCAGCATCTCTTCCTCTGgtaacaacaataacaacaacaataaccaaACAACTCCTCCAAAACCCACTAAGAAAAAAAGAAACCTCCCCGGAATGCCAG ATCCGGAAGCAGAGGTGATTTCTTTATCTCCAACGACTCTGTTAGCTACGAATAGATTTGTGTGTGAAATATGCAACAAAGGTTTTCAGAGGGATCAGAATCTTCAACTTCATAGGAGAGGTCATAATCTGCCATGGAAACTGCGGCAGAGGTCGAGTAAGGAAGTTAGGAAAAGGGTTTATGTTTGTCCTGAACCGACTTGTGTTCATCATGATCCTTCTAGAGCTTTAGGCGATCTAACGGGGATTAAAAAGCACTTTTGTAGAAAACACGGTGAGAAGAAGTGGAAATGCGATAAGTGTTCTAAGAAATATGCTGTTCAATCGGATTGGAAAGCGCACTCTAAAGTTTGTGGTTCTAGAGAGTATAAATGCGATTGTGGAACCGTTTTTTCCAg GAGGGATAGTTTCATAACGCATAGAGCTTTTTGTGATGCGTTGGCAGAGGAAAATGCGAAATCTCAGACTCAACCGGTTGTGAAAGCTAGTTCAGAGTCTGATTCAAAGGTTTTGACTGGAGATTCATTGCCTCAGCCGCCGCCTCCTTCGTTGCCGGTGGTGACTACCGCCGCTGCAACAACTCCTCAGTCAAATAGTGGTGTGTCCTCTGCTTTGGAGACTCAGAAGCTAG ATTTACTAGAAATTCCGCCTCAAATCGTAGAGGAGACACAACCGGTTGTCATTGCTACTACTACTTTAAATGCTACTACTATAAATGCTACTACTACTTTAAATGCGAGTGGTAGTAGCAGCAGTACTAGCTCAACAAGCAATGGCCATCCCGCTACTAGCAGCGGTGTGTTTGCAAGCTTGTTTGCTTCTTCAACGGCTTCAGCTTCTACGAGCCTACAATCTCAAACACCAGCCTTCACTGATTTAATTAGGTCCATGGGATGTCCAGATGCTCGCCCTACTGATTTCTCAACTACTCCATCGGCCGAGGCCATATCCCTTTGCCTCTCGACCAATCACGGATCATCCATTTTCGGAACAGGTGGCCAGGAGTGCCGCCAATATGTGCCGACGCATCAGCCACCGGCTATGTCTGCCACTGCATTACTTCAGAAAGCTGCTCAAATGGGCGCCGCCGCAACAAATGCCTCTTTGCTTCGCGGGCTTGGAATCGTGTCGTCTTCCGCTTCCACTTCAACAGGTCAGCAAGATAGCCTTCATTGGGGTCTGGGACAGGTGGAACAGGAGAGTGCTGGCTTAGTTCACGCGGGACTCGGACTAGGTCTTCCTTGTGACAGTGACTCTGGACTAAAAGAATTGATGTTGGGGACTCCGTCGATGTTCGGTCCTAAGCAAACAACTCTTGATTTTCTAGGATTGGGGATGGCTGCAGGTGGCAGCGCCGGTGGAGGTTTGTCAGCACTTATCACATCAATCGGCGGCAGCAGTGGTTTGGATGTTACTACAGCAGCTGCATCTTTTGGTAATGCAGAGTACTCTGGCAAAGATATTGGAAGGAGCTCATGA